The Candidatus Binatia bacterium genome segment ACGCGCGAAGAAGTGGAGCACGCGATGATCGGCGGCGACATCGGCGCGGCGATCGTGATCCCGGCCGATTTCGAGCGCGAGAGGCTGAGGGCGCTGGCATCGAGCCCCGCGGACGAGGCCGCCGAGATCCAGCTCTTCTACGACGGCGCCGAGCCGGTGCTCGCGCTCAACGCCGAGGCATCGATGCGCGGCATCGTCGCGGCCGCGCTCGCCGACGTCGCCGCCTCCGGCGGAGCGGCGCCGCAGATCCGCACCCACGGCGTCGATGCCGTCGTCCGGCCGATCTTCAACGCGACGCTCGACGGCCGGCCGTTCATGGTGGCGGGCACGTTCGGCTTCGTGCTGACGTTCCTGACGACGCTGATCACCGCCGTCTCCATCGTCAACGAGCGCCTGACCGGAACCTACGACCAGCTGCAGCTCACGCCGGCCACTCCGCTCGAAATCCTGCTCGGCAAGATGGTGCCGTTCGGCGCGGTCTTCTCGTTCGACCTGATCCTGATGATGCTCGTCGCGGGTTTCGTGCTCGGCACCTGGCCTGCCGGAAATCCGTTCCTGTTCTGGATCGTGGCGACGTTCTACGTCGCAACCTCGCTGGCGATGGGACTGATCTTCTCGGCCACCTCGGCCACGGCCGCCGAAGCCGTGCAGAAAACCGTGCTGTCGAGCATCCCGCTGATCCAGCTGAGCGGCTTCATCTATCCGGTGCGCAGCATGCCGCAGCCGATCCGCTCTCTGGCCCAGCTCATTCCGGCGACGCACTTCCTCGAGGTAAGCCGCGCAATCTATCTTCGCGGCGAGGGCGTGGCCGAGCTGTGGCCGCAGATCGCCATCCTCACGGTGATGGGCCTGGCGCTGGTCGCCATCGCGCTTCGTACGCTGGAGTCACGCGCGTGAGCTTGTCGTTCTGGCAGAACGTGCTCGCGATCGCGTACAAGGAGGCGACGCTGCTGCGGCGCAGCGTCGTCGTCATCGGCGCCGTCGTCGCGCAGCCGGTGATCTTCCTGCTGCTGTTCGGATTCGTGCTGTCGAGCAAGCCGGCCAATGTGCCGTGGGCGGTGCTCGACCGCAGCCACAGCGAGCTTTCGCGCCGCCTGGTCGCCGAGACCCAGGCGAGCGGCTATTTCCTGCCGCGCCGCGAGGTCGCCAGCTACGAGCAGGGCATCGAGTGGCTGCGCCGCGGCAAGATCCTTGCGCTGCTGGTGCTGCCTCCCGAGCTTTCGCGCGACGCCGAGCGCGGCGGAGCCAGGGTGCAGATCCTGCTGGACGGCGCCGATCCGATCGCCGCCGCGCGCATCGGCGGCTACATGAAAGCGATCGCCGCGTCGGTCGAGACGACGGCGGGGCTGGACACCGACGAGCGCTTTGCCGCAGCCCCGGTCGAGCTGCGCCAGCGCTTCTGGTTCAACCCTACGCTGGCCGACAGCAACTTCCTGCTGGTCAGCCTGGCGGGAATGCTGCTGACGAACCTTTGCCTGTCGGTCGCCAGCTTCGGGCTGGTCAGCGAGCGCGAAGACGGCACCTGGGAACAGACGCTGGCGCTGCCGGTCACCGTCGTCGAGCTGGTGATCGGAAAGCTGATTCCCGACGTCGTGCTCTGTTACGGGATCCTCACGATCTCGATCCTCGGTCCCGGCATTTTCTTCGGCGTCTGGCCGGCCGGCAGCATCCTCGCGCTCGCGATCCTGACGCTTCCGTTCGTGCTGGCCACGCTCGGCGTCGGCGTCTTCATTTCGACGCTCGCCTCGACCGTGGCCCAGGCCGTGTTCATCTCGGTCTTCGCGATCATGCCGTCGTTCGTGCTTTCGGGCGTGATGATGCCGTACCAGCTCATGCCGACCGGCCCGCGCTGGGTGGGAGCCATCGCGCCGCTTCGCTGGTACCAGATCGGGCTGCGCCGCATCGTCGCCCGCGGCGGCGGCCTCGAAGACGTGCTGGTCCCGATGCTGGCCGTCTCGGTCATGTTCGCCGCCTTCCTGGCGCTGATCCGCCTTCGAACCCGCCCGCGTCTCGGCTGAGCGCGCCGAGCTCGTGACGATCGCATGAAGCGCAAGCCCGCCGGGACGCAGGATCGCGATTTGCCTCGCATGCGCTTCGGCAGACAATTGCCGTTCGTGCTGCGGCGCCACCATTCGTTCCTGCTCTGGATCGCGCTGCTGCTGTGCGCTCCCCTTCCGTTCTTCCTCCTCGAGGTCGGACACCAGCCGCTCATTGCCACCGCACAGCTGCTCGTCGTCACCTTGGCACTGATCGCCAGCGAGGGCGCCAGCGGAGCACTCACAGTGACGGCA includes the following:
- a CDS encoding ABC transporter permease, with product MMKMPNLASIRRSGRRLRTLMVREFRATLRDPFTLFVMISVPLGSLMAFGFIVSTEVHGIRLGVFDGAQSSLSRRLVAELAANDTFDPIVYRTREEVEHAMIGGDIGAAIVIPADFERERLRALASSPADEAAEIQLFYDGAEPVLALNAEASMRGIVAAALADVAASGGAAPQIRTHGVDAVVRPIFNATLDGRPFMVAGTFGFVLTFLTTLITAVSIVNERLTGTYDQLQLTPATPLEILLGKMVPFGAVFSFDLILMMLVAGFVLGTWPAGNPFLFWIVATFYVATSLAMGLIFSATSATAAEAVQKTVLSSIPLIQLSGFIYPVRSMPQPIRSLAQLIPATHFLEVSRAIYLRGEGVAELWPQIAILTVMGLALVAIALRTLESRA
- a CDS encoding ABC transporter permease, which translates into the protein MSLSFWQNVLAIAYKEATLLRRSVVVIGAVVAQPVIFLLLFGFVLSSKPANVPWAVLDRSHSELSRRLVAETQASGYFLPRREVASYEQGIEWLRRGKILALLVLPPELSRDAERGGARVQILLDGADPIAAARIGGYMKAIAASVETTAGLDTDERFAAAPVELRQRFWFNPTLADSNFLLVSLAGMLLTNLCLSVASFGLVSEREDGTWEQTLALPVTVVELVIGKLIPDVVLCYGILTISILGPGIFFGVWPAGSILALAILTLPFVLATLGVGVFISTLASTVAQAVFISVFAIMPSFVLSGVMMPYQLMPTGPRWVGAIAPLRWYQIGLRRIVARGGGLEDVLVPMLAVSVMFAAFLALIRLRTRPRLG